One genomic window of Actinoplanes lobatus includes the following:
- a CDS encoding maleylpyruvate isomerase family mycothiol-dependent enzyme, which produces MDGRPDVIDDFETEQNQLESVLSRLTAADWLSPSAAAGWTVADVVLHLAQTEEAVPVALSGAPDAIGWRDLGDNVDDAMNALVRAEQAAPDEVFTRWRAARRASVAALRTADPKQPVQWVASSLKPPTLATTRLAEHWAHALDITGPLGIGYPDSMRLRHVAWLGFHTLPYAYRLAGQPAPDLCCELTAPDGTTWRFGDPAAESVISGPAGAFCRVGALRLAPADSGLTARGPHAEAALHALRNYAAT; this is translated from the coding sequence ATGGATGGCCGCCCGGACGTGATCGACGATTTCGAGACCGAGCAGAACCAGCTGGAGTCGGTGCTGTCCCGGCTCACGGCCGCCGACTGGCTGTCCCCGTCGGCGGCCGCCGGCTGGACCGTCGCCGACGTGGTGCTGCACCTGGCCCAGACCGAGGAGGCGGTGCCGGTCGCGCTGAGCGGCGCGCCGGACGCCATCGGCTGGCGGGATCTCGGCGACAACGTCGACGACGCCATGAACGCGCTGGTCCGGGCTGAGCAGGCCGCGCCCGACGAGGTGTTCACACGGTGGCGGGCCGCCCGGCGGGCATCGGTCGCGGCGCTGCGGACGGCCGATCCGAAGCAGCCGGTGCAGTGGGTGGCGTCGTCGCTGAAGCCGCCGACGCTGGCCACCACCCGGCTGGCCGAGCACTGGGCGCACGCCCTGGACATCACCGGGCCGCTCGGCATCGGCTACCCGGACAGCATGCGCCTGCGGCACGTCGCCTGGCTGGGCTTCCACACGCTGCCGTACGCGTACCGGCTGGCCGGGCAGCCCGCCCCCGATCTGTGCTGCGAGCTGACCGCGCCCGACGGCACCACCTGGCGGTTCGGCGACCCGGCGGCCGAGTCGGTGATCAGCGGTCCGGCCGGGGCGTTCTGCCGGGTCGGGGCGCTGCGGCTGGCCCCGGCCGACTCCGGGCTCACGGCGCGCGGGCCGCACGCCGAGGCGGCCCTGCACGCCCTGCGCAACTACGCCGCCACCTGA
- a CDS encoding LacI family DNA-binding transcriptional regulator, with translation MDNSEGGTGDRPQIRDVAAAAGVSYQTVSRVLNNSPRVRPETRRLVLDAMDRLRYRPNRAAQTLGSGRANAVTVITANTTLYGYAAVLQGVEEAGRQLGLAVGVRVVESEAAADVRQAVDHLSDPSSGSVVVVAFDPAGAAVVRALPPGVPVVAATEAGGLPDVSRPMLFLDERQAAAEATRHLLGLGHRTVHHVAIPSEARASARQSGWREALSGVGAEIPPVVAAGWDVASAYRAVRELVADPAVTAILCGNDDTALAVRRALYEAGRDVPGDVSIVGFDDVPGAAFWTPALTTVRMDFLGLGRACVNRLVDAPVTEPEVPHLVIRESTAAP, from the coding sequence GTGGACAACAGTGAGGGCGGGACCGGCGACCGGCCGCAGATCCGGGACGTGGCGGCCGCGGCGGGGGTCTCCTACCAGACGGTGTCGCGGGTGCTGAACAACTCGCCCCGGGTGCGGCCGGAGACCCGCCGCCTGGTTCTGGACGCCATGGACCGGCTGCGTTACCGCCCCAACCGGGCGGCGCAGACGCTGGGGTCGGGCCGGGCGAACGCGGTCACCGTGATCACCGCGAACACGACCCTCTACGGGTACGCCGCCGTGCTCCAAGGGGTGGAGGAGGCCGGCCGGCAGCTCGGCCTGGCGGTCGGGGTGCGGGTCGTCGAGTCGGAGGCGGCCGCGGACGTGCGTCAGGCCGTCGACCACCTCAGCGATCCGAGCTCCGGCAGTGTCGTGGTGGTGGCGTTCGATCCGGCCGGCGCCGCCGTGGTGCGCGCGTTGCCGCCCGGGGTGCCGGTGGTGGCGGCGACCGAGGCGGGCGGGCTGCCGGACGTGTCGCGGCCGATGCTGTTCCTGGACGAGCGGCAGGCGGCGGCCGAGGCCACCCGGCATCTGCTGGGGCTGGGGCACCGGACCGTCCACCATGTGGCGATCCCGTCCGAGGCGCGGGCCAGCGCGCGGCAGAGCGGGTGGCGGGAGGCGCTGTCCGGGGTGGGTGCCGAGATCCCGCCGGTGGTGGCGGCCGGATGGGATGTGGCGTCGGCCTACCGGGCGGTGCGGGAACTGGTCGCGGATCCGGCGGTCACGGCGATCCTGTGCGGCAACGACGACACGGCGCTGGCGGTGCGCCGGGCGCTGTACGAGGCGGGGCGCGACGTTCCCGGCGACGTGAGCATCGTGGGGTTCGACGACGTGCCGGGGGCGGCGTTCTGGACACCGGCGCTCACCACCGTACGGATGGACTTCCTCGGTCTGGGCCGGGCCTGCGTGAACCGGCTGGTGGATGCGCCGGTCACCGAGCCGGAGGTGCCGCACCTGGTGATCCGCGAGTCGACGGCGGCCCCGTAA
- a CDS encoding DUF402 domain-containing protein — protein MSKENVEFVPGETIYLRHAQRQQVGLVFPMRVVEERGDAVVLWAPAGTRGWHSNMPDGRTMGQTPLPEWSAASRVPAPHAIDHGVLNWHPRGRDYSIRWFYRPDGTFYRWYANLEAPLVLWRDGGMAGLDTVDWDLDVVIEPDRRWAWKDEELFAERLTMPEAYWVDDEDRVRRAGKEVIELVEAGAFPFDGTWCDFRPDPAWPPLSPELPVGWDRPVVAVA, from the coding sequence ATGTCGAAGGAGAACGTCGAGTTCGTGCCCGGTGAGACCATCTACCTGCGGCACGCGCAGCGGCAACAGGTGGGTCTGGTGTTCCCGATGCGGGTGGTCGAGGAGCGCGGCGACGCGGTCGTGCTGTGGGCGCCGGCCGGCACGCGGGGCTGGCACTCCAACATGCCGGACGGCCGGACGATGGGGCAGACGCCGCTGCCCGAGTGGTCGGCGGCCTCGCGGGTCCCGGCACCGCACGCCATCGACCACGGGGTGCTCAACTGGCATCCGCGCGGACGGGACTACTCGATCCGGTGGTTCTACCGGCCGGACGGCACCTTCTACCGGTGGTACGCGAACCTGGAGGCCCCGTTGGTCCTCTGGCGCGACGGGGGGATGGCCGGATTGGACACCGTCGACTGGGATCTGGACGTGGTGATCGAACCGGACCGCAGGTGGGCCTGGAAGGACGAGGAGCTGTTCGCGGAGCGGCTCACGATGCCGGAGGCGTACTGGGTGGACGACGAGGACCGGGTCCGCCGGGCCGGCAAGGAGGTCATCGAGCTGGTCGAGGCGGGCGCGTTCCCGTTCGACGGCACGTGGTGCGACTTCCGCCCGGATCCCGCCTGGCCGCCGCTGTCGCCGGAGCTGCCGGTCGGTTGGGACCGCCCCGTCGTCGCTGTAGCGTGA
- a CDS encoding carbohydrate ABC transporter permease: MTDLKGRVTTAPIDAEAPIRVRRRGHSLLKHTGLGLLTLIMLYPVLWMVVSSLRPSNVIFRSPGLVLDGLETQNYGEGWNALASPFGHYLLNSAIVVLGCIIGNLVSCSMAAYAFARLDFTGKKLWFAVMLGTIMLPIHVLIVPQYIVFSNLGWINTFLPLIVPKLLATDAFFVFLMVQFIRGLPRELDEAARIDGAGHPRIFAQVILPLMLPALATTTIFTFIWTWNDFFSQLIYLTDPDMYTVPVALRSFVDATVSTSWGSMFAMSVVSLLPIFLAFLLGQRYLVKGIATTGIK, encoded by the coding sequence ATGACTGACCTCAAAGGACGCGTCACCACCGCGCCGATCGACGCCGAAGCGCCCATCCGGGTTCGGCGCCGGGGACACAGCCTGCTCAAACACACCGGTCTCGGCCTGCTCACCCTGATCATGCTGTACCCGGTGCTGTGGATGGTCGTCAGTTCCCTGCGCCCGAGCAACGTCATCTTCCGCTCCCCGGGCCTGGTGCTCGACGGCTTGGAGACGCAGAACTACGGCGAGGGCTGGAACGCGCTGGCCTCTCCGTTCGGCCATTACCTGCTCAACTCGGCGATCGTGGTCCTGGGCTGCATCATCGGCAACCTGGTGTCCTGCTCGATGGCCGCCTACGCCTTCGCCCGGCTCGACTTCACCGGCAAGAAGCTGTGGTTCGCGGTCATGCTCGGCACCATCATGCTGCCGATCCACGTGCTGATCGTGCCGCAGTACATCGTGTTCTCGAACCTCGGCTGGATCAACACGTTCCTGCCGTTGATCGTCCCGAAACTCCTGGCCACCGACGCGTTCTTCGTGTTCCTGATGGTTCAGTTCATTCGCGGGCTGCCCCGGGAACTGGACGAGGCGGCCCGTATCGACGGCGCCGGCCATCCCCGCATCTTCGCCCAGGTCATCCTGCCGCTGATGCTGCCCGCCCTGGCCACCACCACGATCTTCACGTTCATCTGGACCTGGAACGACTTCTTCAGCCAGCTCATCTACCTGACCGACCCGGACATGTACACCGTCCCGGTCGCCCTGCGCTCCTTCGTCGACGCCACCGTGTCCACCTCGTGGGGCTCCATGTTCGCGATGAGCGTCGTCTCCCTGCTCCCGATCTTCCTCGCCTTCCTTCTCGGCCAGCGCTACCTGGTCAAAGGCATAGCCACCACCGGAATCAAATAA
- a CDS encoding sensor domain-containing diguanylate cyclase, which translates to MTNFLTLDGSARTVMTVLYGATAVLLCLAAMPVVASRAWRLLARGRGEWLAFLPVADSVVQVAVTGRLHYTTSLMLTLLGLGAAVTSRRLAAVASLAGLTGWVATVVALPELRGTDLGHYSLQLTFAVILGGLLHEALRRRQRQLRSVHERAVTVADGFERLFHASPSGVAIADDDGQVIAANPAFCELVGQPVDEVVGGSMRRYLLEDGTDEGQREITRPDGSVRWAYLTIGRSNVGTEVKDVRRRQSWTLVQLQDITERHLAEEAVRDSHRLVAAVGAAARRIRTGEDARTTIIAAIRDLAYADNVTLLEPADCGSVLVATGADGADVIGTRVPLDGSSMIARVYHSGEPIFLADPAKDPRVSTALLSMVDGKSMLWQPVVVNGIIMAVLVVGWTRRVESVSDNRFLAVGLLADETALALDHDRLLRRLERMAFTDTLTGVPNRRAWQENMIRLCGEARATGAPLTVAIADLDHFKRYNDTYGHAAGDDLLQRAAAAFGGQLREDDFLARWGGEEFVIALSGASAAEAVAVLERLRTAMPDGQTCSIGCATWNSTESVEQLLQRADDALYVAKNDGRNRIRTSEVALTA; encoded by the coding sequence GTGACGAACTTTCTCACGCTGGACGGCTCGGCACGCACCGTGATGACGGTGCTCTACGGGGCGACGGCCGTGCTGCTGTGCCTGGCCGCCATGCCGGTGGTGGCGTCTCGCGCGTGGCGGCTGCTGGCTCGCGGGCGTGGCGAGTGGCTGGCGTTCCTGCCGGTGGCCGACAGCGTGGTGCAGGTGGCGGTGACCGGGCGGCTGCACTACACGACCTCGCTGATGCTGACGCTGCTCGGGCTCGGCGCGGCGGTCACGTCCCGGCGGCTCGCCGCGGTGGCGAGCCTGGCGGGCCTGACCGGCTGGGTCGCGACGGTGGTCGCGCTGCCCGAGTTGCGTGGCACCGACCTGGGGCATTACAGCTTGCAGCTGACCTTCGCGGTGATTCTCGGCGGGCTGCTGCACGAGGCGCTGCGCCGGCGTCAGCGGCAGCTGCGATCGGTGCACGAGCGCGCGGTGACGGTCGCGGACGGGTTCGAGCGGCTCTTCCACGCGTCGCCGTCCGGCGTGGCGATCGCGGATGACGATGGACAGGTGATCGCCGCGAATCCGGCCTTCTGCGAGCTGGTGGGTCAGCCCGTGGACGAGGTCGTGGGCGGGAGCATGCGGCGCTACCTGCTCGAAGACGGCACCGACGAGGGACAGCGCGAGATCACCCGGCCGGACGGCAGCGTGCGGTGGGCCTATCTGACGATCGGGCGCAGCAACGTCGGCACGGAGGTCAAGGACGTCCGGCGGCGGCAGTCGTGGACGCTGGTTCAGCTCCAGGACATCACTGAGCGTCATCTGGCTGAGGAAGCGGTGCGTGACTCCCACCGGCTGGTGGCGGCGGTGGGCGCGGCGGCCCGGCGGATTCGTACCGGGGAGGACGCGCGGACCACGATCATCGCGGCGATCCGGGATCTGGCGTACGCCGACAACGTGACGCTGCTGGAGCCGGCCGACTGCGGATCCGTGCTGGTGGCGACCGGGGCGGACGGTGCAGACGTGATCGGTACGCGGGTGCCGCTGGACGGCTCGTCGATGATCGCCCGGGTCTACCACAGCGGGGAGCCGATCTTCCTGGCCGATCCGGCCAAGGATCCGCGGGTCTCGACGGCGTTGCTCAGCATGGTCGACGGCAAGTCGATGCTGTGGCAGCCGGTGGTGGTGAACGGCATCATCATGGCGGTGCTCGTGGTCGGCTGGACGCGACGGGTCGAGTCGGTCAGCGACAACCGGTTCCTGGCGGTCGGGCTGCTGGCCGACGAGACGGCGCTGGCCCTGGACCATGATCGGCTGTTGCGCCGGCTGGAGCGGATGGCGTTCACGGACACGCTGACCGGGGTGCCGAACCGCCGGGCCTGGCAGGAGAACATGATCCGGCTCTGCGGCGAGGCGCGGGCCACGGGTGCGCCGCTGACGGTGGCGATCGCCGATCTCGATCATTTCAAGCGATACAACGACACGTACGGGCACGCCGCCGGCGACGACCTGTTGCAGCGGGCTGCGGCCGCGTTCGGCGGCCAGTTGCGCGAGGACGACTTCCTGGCGCGCTGGGGTGGCGAAGAGTTCGTGATCGCGCTGTCGGGCGCCAGCGCGGCCGAGGCGGTGGCCGTGCTGGAGAGGTTGCGGACGGCGATGCCGGACGGGCAGACGTGCAGCATCGGCTGCGCCACCTGGAACAGCACCGAGTCGGTCGAGCAGTTGTTGCAGCGCGCCGACGACGCCCTCTACGTGGCGAAGAATGACGGGCGCAACCGGATCCGGACATCCGAGGTGGCGCTCACCGCGTGA
- a CDS encoding carbohydrate ABC transporter permease, producing the protein MRKRDNKAAFLFLLPWFAGLVLITAGPVTASLVLGFTDYNLIQPPEFNGLENITRMLGDQRLHHALGVTFEYVLISVPLQLAAALGLAMLLDRGMRGLAFYRSAFYLPSLLGSSVAIAVLWRQIFGAEGLFNQLLSVFGLTGRGWISDPDTALSTLIVLNVWTFGAPMVIFLAGLRQIPVMYYEAAQVDGASRWLQFRRITLPLLSPIIFFNLVLQIIHAFQSFTQAFVVSGGTGGPSDSTMFYTLYLYQRGFHNFDMGYASALAWLLLIIIAAFTAINFLAAKKWVFYDD; encoded by the coding sequence GTGCGTAAGCGTGACAACAAGGCCGCGTTTCTGTTCCTGTTGCCGTGGTTCGCGGGGCTGGTTCTGATCACTGCGGGGCCGGTGACGGCGTCGTTGGTGCTCGGGTTCACCGACTACAACCTGATTCAGCCGCCGGAGTTCAACGGGTTGGAGAACATCACCCGGATGCTCGGTGACCAGCGGCTGCATCACGCGCTCGGCGTGACGTTCGAGTATGTGCTGATCTCGGTGCCGTTGCAGCTCGCGGCGGCGCTGGGTTTGGCGATGTTGCTGGATCGGGGGATGCGCGGGCTGGCGTTCTACCGGTCGGCGTTCTATCTGCCGTCGCTGTTGGGGTCGAGTGTCGCGATCGCGGTGTTGTGGCGGCAGATCTTCGGTGCGGAGGGGTTGTTCAACCAGTTGCTCAGCGTGTTCGGGTTGACTGGACGCGGCTGGATTTCGGATCCCGATACTGCACTGTCCACGTTGATCGTGTTGAACGTGTGGACGTTCGGTGCACCGATGGTGATCTTCCTGGCCGGGTTGCGGCAGATCCCGGTCATGTATTACGAAGCCGCCCAGGTCGACGGCGCGAGCAGATGGCTGCAGTTCCGCAGGATCACGTTGCCGCTGCTGTCACCGATCATCTTCTTCAACCTGGTGCTGCAGATCATCCACGCGTTCCAGTCGTTCACCCAGGCCTTCGTCGTCTCCGGCGGCACCGGCGGCCCGTCGGACTCGACGATGTTCTACACGCTGTACCTCTACCAGCGCGGCTTCCACAACTTCGACATGGGTTACGCCTCCGCCCTGGCCTGGCTCCTGCTGATCATCATCGCCGCGTTCACCGCCATCAACTTCCTCGCCGCGAAGAAGTGGGTCTTCTACGATGACTGA
- a CDS encoding rhamnogalacturonan lyase, with protein sequence MDARTGKLSKACTAAMLLAAAIPSSAAAHAPRGPQLERLDRGLVAATTGEGVFLSWRLLGAEATGSSPTGLTGRNFDVYRDGRKIATVTDSTNYLDSGGTATSKYRVAGATATPWATNYRDLPLQKPADGVTPAGETYTYSANDMSVGDVDGDGKYEYIVKWDPSNSKDVSQVGWTGPVYVDTYRADGTLLHRIDLGVNIRAGAHYTQFLVYDFDGDGRAEMMMKTAPGTKTIRNGRERYITTPGHSPTEDHRMSAADYYQHIVDMFLGWHAHPEVVAGNWPATLEQAFGIEPRYQYPLSRADAEALTDYFMDVYAPSRSTRNNLRAFEGFIVDGPEYLTVFDGATGRELQTIDYKPGRHDDGLMWGDYAMARIEPGNRVDRFLSGVAYLDGKRPSAVFARGYYTRTTLVAYHWNGRRLVENWYVDSGWTPMTNPFNDSPHGRDGTDPEYGRLTTQGFHSLSAADVDLDGKQEIVYGSATIDNDGDVLYSSFGTLPTGGQARLGHGDAMHVTDIDPDRPGQEIFTVHEGATSAPYGMAMRDAATGEVLFGTYSGRDTGRGMIGDVLPGTRGIESWASMPGGSEALGLHSAKGEILTNTIPGTNQSIRWSADLTTQIVNGAQTVTPTIDDWNRGRLLTAEGTLANNGTKGNPSLVADILGDWREELLVRTADSSAIRIYLSTEVTNHKLYTLMHDPQYRVEVARQQTTYNQPSYPSFYLASDTDWSTVPLPGRR encoded by the coding sequence ATGGACGCTCGTACCGGAAAGTTGTCGAAAGCCTGCACCGCGGCCATGCTCCTGGCCGCCGCCATCCCCTCGTCCGCCGCGGCGCACGCGCCGCGCGGACCGCAGTTGGAACGCCTGGACCGCGGCCTGGTGGCCGCCACGACCGGCGAGGGTGTCTTCCTGAGCTGGCGGCTGCTCGGCGCCGAGGCCACCGGCTCCTCGCCGACCGGGCTGACCGGCCGGAACTTCGACGTCTACCGCGACGGCCGAAAGATCGCCACCGTCACCGACAGCACCAACTATCTCGACTCCGGCGGCACCGCGACCTCGAAGTACCGGGTCGCGGGCGCCACCGCCACACCGTGGGCCACCAACTACCGTGACCTGCCGTTGCAGAAGCCGGCGGACGGCGTGACGCCCGCCGGGGAGACCTACACGTATTCGGCCAACGACATGAGCGTCGGCGACGTGGACGGCGACGGGAAATATGAATACATCGTCAAGTGGGACCCGTCGAACTCGAAGGACGTGTCCCAGGTCGGCTGGACCGGGCCGGTCTACGTCGACACGTACCGGGCCGACGGCACCCTGCTGCACCGCATCGACCTGGGCGTGAACATCCGGGCCGGAGCGCACTACACGCAGTTCCTGGTCTACGACTTCGACGGCGACGGCCGCGCCGAGATGATGATGAAGACCGCGCCGGGCACGAAGACCATCCGCAACGGCCGGGAACGCTACATCACCACGCCGGGTCACTCGCCCACCGAGGACCACCGGATGAGCGCCGCCGACTACTACCAGCACATCGTGGACATGTTCCTCGGCTGGCACGCCCATCCGGAGGTGGTCGCCGGGAACTGGCCGGCCACCCTGGAGCAGGCGTTCGGCATCGAGCCGCGGTACCAGTACCCGCTCAGCCGGGCCGACGCCGAGGCGCTGACCGACTACTTCATGGACGTCTACGCGCCGTCCCGCAGCACCCGCAACAACCTGCGCGCCTTCGAGGGCTTCATCGTCGACGGGCCCGAGTACCTGACCGTCTTCGACGGGGCCACCGGCCGTGAGCTGCAGACCATCGACTACAAGCCGGGCCGCCACGACGACGGCCTGATGTGGGGCGACTACGCGATGGCCCGGATCGAGCCGGGCAACCGAGTCGACCGGTTCCTGTCCGGAGTGGCCTACCTCGACGGGAAACGGCCGTCGGCGGTGTTCGCCCGCGGCTACTACACCCGCACCACGCTGGTCGCCTACCACTGGAACGGGCGGCGGCTGGTCGAGAACTGGTACGTCGACTCCGGCTGGACGCCGATGACGAACCCGTTCAACGACTCTCCGCACGGCCGGGACGGCACCGATCCCGAGTACGGCAGGCTCACCACGCAGGGCTTCCACTCGCTCAGCGCCGCCGACGTCGACCTCGACGGAAAGCAGGAGATCGTCTACGGCTCCGCCACGATCGACAACGACGGCGACGTCCTGTACTCGTCGTTCGGCACGCTGCCGACCGGCGGGCAGGCGCGACTCGGCCACGGCGACGCCATGCACGTGACCGACATCGATCCGGACCGGCCCGGCCAGGAGATCTTCACCGTGCACGAGGGCGCGACGTCGGCGCCCTACGGCATGGCGATGCGGGACGCGGCCACCGGCGAAGTGCTCTTCGGCACCTACTCCGGGCGTGACACCGGCCGCGGCATGATCGGCGACGTGCTGCCCGGCACCCGGGGCATCGAGTCGTGGGCGAGCATGCCCGGCGGGTCCGAGGCGCTCGGCCTGCACAGCGCCAAAGGCGAGATCCTGACCAACACCATTCCCGGTACGAACCAGAGCATCCGCTGGTCGGCCGACCTCACCACGCAGATCGTCAACGGGGCGCAGACCGTCACGCCGACGATCGACGACTGGAACCGTGGCCGCCTGCTGACCGCCGAGGGGACACTCGCCAACAACGGGACGAAGGGCAATCCGAGCCTGGTCGCCGACATCCTCGGTGACTGGCGTGAGGAGCTGCTGGTCCGTACCGCCGACTCCTCGGCGATCCGGATCTACCTGAGCACCGAGGTGACGAACCACAAGCTGTACACGCTCATGCACGACCCGCAGTACCGGGTCGAGGTGGCGCGTCAGCAGACCACGTACAACCAGCCGTCGTACCCGAGCTTCTATCTGGCCTCGGACACCGACTGGTCGACGGTTCCGCTGCCCGGCCGTCGCTGA
- a CDS encoding STAS domain-containing protein, producing the protein MTATTVAVNTGPDGTLVIQLRGVLNAEHAADLRHALIHAIRHTRPSCLILDLAGVREIDAISLGALAAACHLGDVQHVAVYLDHPPESVARQLAAAGVAHHRLRDITR; encoded by the coding sequence ATGACCGCTACCACGGTCGCCGTCAACACCGGCCCCGACGGAACCCTTGTCATCCAGCTCCGTGGCGTGCTCAACGCCGAACATGCGGCTGATCTACGCCACGCCCTCATCCACGCCATCCGGCACACCCGGCCGTCCTGCCTGATCCTGGACCTGGCCGGAGTTCGGGAGATCGACGCGATCAGCCTCGGTGCCCTGGCGGCCGCCTGCCACCTCGGCGATGTCCAGCACGTCGCCGTCTACCTCGACCACCCACCGGAATCGGTGGCCAGACAACTGGCCGCGGCCGGTGTCGCACACCACCGGCTTCGCGACATCACGCGGTGA
- a CDS encoding ABC transporter substrate-binding protein codes for MHNGLSRRSLLSLGAGAAAASALAACGGGGGDAGGDISKDAVKLRFTWWGSDARHKRTQQAIDMFTKKYPNITVSGEFKEWNGYWDSLATTVAANDAPDIIQMDELYLASYAERGALLDLGTAAKHLKTDGIDPAALDTGKVDGKQYAVPTGVAAYSIIANTTLLDQYKIPVPDDSTWTWDDLKRIGLEVSKASGGKVTGVQSWGFDAGGVNIWARQAGATLYDASGKVSIPPAVLAGYWQYLLDLAKQGIAPAPSVTVERAGASLDQSGTATNTSAFGTWWNTQLTSLTAASGQQLKLLKLPTNGQAAAAESPYYKPSMFWSVSSRSKHPAEAALFADFLLNTTEAGEVLLTDRGVPSNSTVRSAITPKLADTDKAAAEYLAALKVGAAPRVTPNGASGIEAILKRHTEEVLFERLAPQAAAESFIKELQTEIDAA; via the coding sequence ATGCATAACGGTCTTTCCCGGCGTTCCCTGCTCTCCCTCGGTGCCGGTGCCGCCGCCGCGTCCGCTCTGGCCGCCTGTGGCGGTGGTGGTGGCGACGCCGGCGGGGACATCTCCAAGGACGCGGTGAAGCTGCGGTTCACCTGGTGGGGATCGGACGCCCGGCACAAGCGGACGCAGCAGGCCATCGACATGTTCACGAAGAAGTACCCGAACATCACCGTCTCCGGCGAGTTCAAGGAGTGGAACGGCTACTGGGACAGCCTCGCCACCACGGTCGCCGCCAACGACGCCCCCGACATCATCCAGATGGACGAGCTCTACCTCGCCTCCTACGCCGAACGCGGCGCCCTGCTCGACCTCGGCACCGCCGCCAAACACCTGAAGACCGACGGCATCGACCCGGCCGCCCTCGACACCGGCAAGGTCGACGGCAAGCAGTACGCCGTACCGACCGGCGTGGCCGCGTACTCGATCATCGCCAACACCACCCTGCTGGACCAGTACAAGATCCCGGTGCCCGACGACTCCACCTGGACCTGGGACGACCTCAAGCGCATCGGCCTCGAGGTGTCGAAGGCCAGCGGCGGCAAGGTCACCGGCGTACAGTCCTGGGGCTTCGACGCCGGTGGCGTGAACATCTGGGCCCGCCAGGCCGGCGCCACCCTCTACGACGCGTCCGGCAAGGTGTCCATCCCGCCCGCCGTCCTGGCCGGATACTGGCAGTACCTGCTGGATCTCGCCAAGCAGGGCATCGCCCCGGCGCCGTCGGTGACGGTCGAGCGGGCCGGCGCGTCACTGGACCAGTCCGGCACCGCCACCAACACCTCCGCCTTCGGCACCTGGTGGAACACCCAGCTCACCTCGCTGACAGCGGCCAGCGGCCAGCAGCTCAAGCTGCTGAAGCTGCCCACCAACGGCCAGGCCGCCGCCGCGGAGAGCCCGTACTACAAGCCGTCGATGTTCTGGTCGGTCTCGTCGCGGTCGAAGCACCCGGCCGAGGCCGCCCTGTTCGCCGATTTCCTGCTGAACACCACCGAGGCCGGCGAGGTGCTGCTCACCGACCGCGGCGTGCCCTCGAACAGCACGGTCCGGTCGGCGATCACCCCCAAACTGGCCGACACCGACAAGGCCGCCGCCGAGTACCTGGCCGCCCTCAAGGTCGGCGCCGCCCCGCGGGTCACCCCCAACGGCGCGAGCGGCATCGAGGCGATCCTCAAGCGGCACACCGAAGAGGTGCTCTTCGAGCGGCTGGCCCCGCAGGCCGCGGCCGAGTCCTTCATCAAGGAACTCCAGACGGAGATCGACGCGGCCTGA
- a CDS encoding PRC-barrel domain-containing protein — translation MEEPIGTLTPLSETDQMIADPEQDVRGRTVIDSNGEKVGTVADLLVDTVENHVRFLRVTHGGILGIGAVSSFIPVDAVRRVTDDEVLIDSAKDRIAGAPQYDPDLIDQRDYYEKIYGHYGYPPYWAPGYLYPPFPGIR, via the coding sequence ATGGAAGAACCGATCGGCACCCTGACACCGCTGAGCGAAACCGACCAGATGATCGCCGACCCGGAGCAGGACGTGCGGGGCCGCACCGTGATCGACAGCAACGGTGAGAAGGTCGGCACCGTCGCGGACCTGCTGGTGGACACCGTCGAGAACCATGTGCGGTTCCTGCGCGTGACGCACGGGGGCATCCTCGGGATCGGCGCCGTCTCGTCGTTCATCCCGGTCGACGCCGTCCGCCGGGTCACCGACGACGAGGTGCTCATCGACTCGGCCAAGGACCGGATCGCGGGCGCCCCACAGTACGACCCGGACCTCATCGACCAGCGCGACTACTACGAGAAGATCTACGGCCACTACGGTTACCCGCCGTACTGGGCGCCCGGATACCTGTACCCGCCGTTCCCCGGCATCCGCTGA